From a single Brassica napus cultivar Da-Ae chromosome C9, Da-Ae, whole genome shotgun sequence genomic region:
- the LOC111211520 gene encoding uncharacterized protein LOC111211520 has protein sequence MDAYLELIQDLSRDFNHFALTRIPRSENTQADALAALASSSDSGLRRVIPVEFIKHPSTGPPVVANLIRAQIENAEEVEDPPEENVDQSEYGCDSPWLEPIRAYIINGTLPTEKWAIRKIKIQAARYVTVEGEIYKWRFSGPLMTCAEGEKARRVMEEVHSGSCGNHSGGRSLAVKIKHHGYYWPTIIKDCEKFARKCEKCQRHAPTIHKPAEVLSSISSPYPFMRWSMDIVGPLHNSKQKRFLLVLTDFFSKWLEADSYASIKDVQVENFWKIRLTKSTPRYPQCNGRAETINKTVLDGLKKRLEAKKGRWAEELEGVLWSHRTTPRRAMGETPFALVYGTKCMIPAEVEFPGVRRRFLPEREDLNSAMLLDELDLINERRDQALIRIQNYQHAAAKYYNSNVRHRRFKEGDLVLRKVFQNTAERNAGKLGAN, from the exons ATGGATGCATATCTAGAACTCATCCAAGACCTCTCCCGAGACTTCAACCACTTCGCCCTCACTAGGATTCCTCGCTCGGAAAACACTCAGGCGGATGCGTTGGCCGCACTCGCATCAAGTTCGGATTCTGGACTAAGACGAGTAATCCCCGTCGAGTTCATCAAACACCCAAGCACCGGACCACCAGTGGTCGCCAATCTGATTCGAGCACAAATCGAAAATGCGGAGGAAGTCGAAGACCCACCAGAAGAAAATGTGGATCAGTCGGAATACGGCTGCGACAGCCCATGGCTAGAGCCAATCCGGGCATACATAATCAACGGAACGCTTCCCACTGAGAAATGGGCGATCCGCAAAATCAAGATCCAGGCCGCGCGATATGTAACGGTAGAAGgagaaatctacaaatggagattctctgGCCCACTCATGACCTGCGCCGAAGGCGAAAAAGCAAGAAGAGTAATGGAGGAGGTTCATTCCGGATCATGTGGGAACCACTCCGGCGGAAGATCTCTCGCCGTAAAAATAAAACACCATGGTTATTACTGGCCAACTATAATCAAAGACTGCGAGAAGTTCGCACGGaagtgcgaaaaatgccaaaggcacgcgCCGACAATCCATAAACCCGCGGAAGTCCTCTCGTCCATCTCGTCTCCATATCCCTTCATGCGATGGTCTATGGATATCGTCGGGCCGTTACACAACTCGAAGCAGAAACGCTTCCTCCTGGTCCTCACAGATTTCTTCTCAAAGTGGCTAGAGGCAGATTCCTACGCAAGTATCAAAGACGTACAAGTCGAGAACTTC tggaagatacgacttaCCAAGTCGACTCCCAGATATCCACAGTGCAATGGCCGGGCAGAGACCATCAACAAAACCGTCCTCGACGGGTTAAAAAAGCGCTTAGAAGCTAAAAAGGGGCGATGGGCAGAAGAGCTCGAAGGAGTTCTTTGGTCGCATCGTACGACCCCGAGACGGGCTATGGGTGAAACCCCATTCGCCCTCGTTTACGGAACAAAATGTATGATCCCTGCGGAAGTAGAATTTCCTGGAGTACGGAGAAGATTCCTCCCCGAACGAGAAGATCTTAACAGTGCAATGCTGCTAGACGAACTCGATCTTATTAACGAGCGGCGAGATCAAGCTCTCATACGGATCCAAAATTACCAGCACGCCGCCGCAAAATACTACAACTCAAACGTTCGCCATCGCAGGTTCAAAGAAGGCGacctggtccttcgcaaagtcttccaaaacactgcCGAACGTAACGCAGGAAAACTAGGAGCAAACTAG